From Triticum urartu cultivar G1812 chromosome 2, Tu2.1, whole genome shotgun sequence, a single genomic window includes:
- the LOC125541577 gene encoding uncharacterized protein LOC125541577, with the protein MEPRNGGSKRILLVMLCHPSIIRTSHRGARRRDGKVGSPVQAASYGRARRRQGCNGYRTGASQQATTRATAMEGIRRLKAATVAARGRAGLKVAAEDNLRSQE; encoded by the exons ATGGAGCCGAGAAACGGCGGCTCAAAGCGGATCCTCCTGGTCATGTTGTGCCATCCTTCAATCATCAG GACGTCGCACAGGGGCGCTCGAAGGCGAGATGGGAAGGTCGGCTCGCCGGTGCAGGCGGCGTCTTACGGTCGCGCGAGGCGGAGACAGGGCTGCAACGGATACAGGACCGGAGCTTCTCAACAGGCAACGACGCGGGCCACCGCGATGGAAGGAATTCGGCGACTCAAGGCGGCCACGGTGGCTGCTCGCGGCAGAGCCGGCTTGAAGGTTGCAGCAGAGGATAACCTAAGGTCGCAGGAGTGA